A window of the Chloroflexus sp. Y-396-1 genome harbors these coding sequences:
- a CDS encoding class I SAM-dependent methyltransferase, producing MSDLSQTIDEQLAVAIDPWLQHMTWRRDFSAWRERRLHQEHYQAERLAQVRRVMGEVQSLRVLDLGAGMGGFAVAAALAGARVTACEYNPAYCRIIRLRAARYRLSLPIINAAGEALPLPNAAFDLVVAWDVIEHVKDPVAVLRELARVLRPGGHALITAINRRAWIDPHYHMRGINWLPRPLAELVIELRGRTKRGAAFRDMQRLSEMHYFHYHELVRLCNQLGFTVTDLREQALLAGQLPSRKPLRRAIRRVLRRMGLEQTAYRWQRRFYAGMFELDLCKEGV from the coding sequence ATGAGCGATCTCAGTCAAACGATCGATGAACAACTGGCTGTGGCGATTGATCCATGGCTCCAACATATGACCTGGCGCCGCGACTTTAGCGCGTGGCGTGAGCGTCGGTTACATCAAGAGCATTATCAAGCCGAACGCCTGGCCCAGGTTCGGCGGGTGATGGGGGAGGTGCAATCGCTGCGTGTGCTTGATCTAGGGGCCGGAATGGGAGGTTTTGCCGTTGCTGCGGCATTGGCCGGTGCACGGGTCACAGCGTGTGAGTACAATCCGGCCTACTGTCGCATTATTCGGCTGCGGGCGGCGCGTTATCGGTTGTCTCTACCGATTATCAATGCTGCCGGTGAAGCCTTACCATTACCCAATGCCGCATTTGATCTGGTAGTTGCCTGGGATGTAATCGAGCATGTCAAAGACCCGGTAGCGGTCTTACGCGAATTGGCCCGCGTGTTGCGGCCAGGTGGTCATGCGTTGATTACGGCAATTAATCGCCGGGCCTGGATCGATCCGCATTACCACATGCGAGGGATCAACTGGTTACCCAGACCACTGGCTGAACTGGTGATTGAGCTACGTGGTCGAACGAAGCGAGGAGCTGCCTTTCGTGATATGCAGCGGCTGAGCGAAATGCACTATTTTCACTACCACGAACTGGTACGTCTGTGCAATCAATTGGGCTTTACCGTGACCGATCTACGAGAACAGGCGTTGCTGGCCGGTCAGTTACCAAGTCGGAAACCACTTCGACGGGCGATACGGCGTGTGTTGCGCCGGATGGGGCTTGAGCAGACCGCCTATCGCTGGCAACGGCGTTTCTACGCCGGCATGTTCGAGCTAGATTTGTGCAAGGAGGGTGTATGA
- a CDS encoding polysaccharide biosynthesis C-terminal domain-containing protein, with the protein MTTRRPSLATQVSQAVLWNTLFAPLRLLAEIIATLIKLNQLSQAGFGLITLVRGASNLFGTALDLGIARALPKYIPETERAGGARATRRLFVLVASLQLLILIIIATGLALTHRQIEAYLQGLLRGEVSVEAAARAELSQFVAEFHWFIIAAIVILLGLGAIYDLLMAVLSSFFRQKAWNSITLVAGLLPQVLVVIAILALPDRWDIPGVLVAMIVAPAIAVMLAGWQVWRLQASLAGEPGGGLLADLRDGLRDLRQALPPGFIRYAGVSYLMTATDFIASFEFVNFFNRDIRDVSLLAAGALLVRMSLSYLYTPLVGVQVPLFTRVRQGEGGTTNGAYQSLIRLQLLLMVPGGVGLILLAAPGLLVISPQYLDAAPIVWVLTPCLFGESMLTTAHNALMVNERLKVVITARLAALLTVIVLAFWLPAQFGLIGMALTFGLARIAAGLWVTLAGMRYLGLRWPWRFTLRVSGATILMAIVVAVLRNLIIVPIDTVDLIVRLGLALQLLMLAGIGALCFLVALRLFGGLEPADRTQVLQWRLPFRQLLQRLI; encoded by the coding sequence ATGACGACCCGACGTCCGTCGTTAGCGACTCAGGTGTCGCAGGCGGTGTTGTGGAATACCCTCTTCGCACCGTTACGCTTACTGGCCGAAATCATCGCCACGCTGATTAAGCTCAATCAGCTTTCGCAGGCTGGCTTTGGTCTGATTACCCTAGTGCGCGGTGCAAGCAATCTGTTCGGAACCGCGCTCGATCTGGGTATTGCCCGTGCACTCCCGAAATATATTCCTGAAACCGAACGTGCTGGCGGTGCACGGGCAACACGACGTCTCTTTGTGCTGGTCGCCAGTTTACAGTTGCTGATTCTTATTATCATTGCCACAGGTCTGGCCCTGACTCACCGCCAGATCGAAGCGTATTTGCAAGGTCTGTTACGCGGTGAGGTGAGCGTCGAAGCTGCTGCTCGAGCCGAGCTGAGCCAATTTGTGGCCGAGTTCCACTGGTTTATTATCGCAGCGATTGTTATTTTGTTGGGTCTGGGGGCGATCTACGATTTGCTCATGGCGGTACTGAGTAGCTTCTTCCGCCAAAAGGCCTGGAATAGCATCACGTTAGTGGCCGGATTGCTCCCACAAGTGTTGGTTGTCATTGCTATCCTGGCTCTCCCTGATCGCTGGGACATTCCTGGTGTGTTGGTCGCAATGATTGTTGCGCCAGCCATTGCAGTGATGCTGGCTGGCTGGCAAGTCTGGCGCTTACAGGCTAGTCTGGCTGGCGAACCCGGTGGAGGTCTGCTTGCCGATCTGCGTGACGGATTACGTGACTTACGGCAAGCTCTTCCGCCTGGCTTCATCCGCTACGCCGGTGTCTCGTATTTAATGACGGCAACCGATTTCATTGCCAGTTTTGAGTTTGTCAACTTTTTCAATCGTGATATTCGTGATGTCTCGTTGTTAGCTGCCGGTGCGTTGCTGGTACGTATGTCGCTCAGCTATCTTTACACGCCGTTGGTTGGTGTGCAGGTACCGCTCTTTACGCGGGTACGTCAGGGCGAAGGCGGCACTACCAACGGTGCGTACCAGTCGCTGATCCGCTTGCAGTTGTTGTTGATGGTGCCGGGTGGAGTTGGTTTAATCTTGTTAGCTGCGCCGGGGTTGCTGGTCATCAGTCCGCAGTATCTCGACGCCGCGCCGATCGTGTGGGTATTGACCCCCTGTCTGTTTGGTGAGAGTATGCTCACCACCGCTCACAACGCACTAATGGTCAATGAACGTCTCAAGGTGGTGATTACTGCTCGACTGGCAGCGCTACTCACGGTGATCGTACTTGCATTCTGGCTTCCGGCCCAGTTTGGCCTGATCGGGATGGCGCTGACTTTCGGCCTGGCGCGGATAGCCGCAGGTCTCTGGGTGACACTGGCTGGTATGCGTTATCTAGGGCTGCGCTGGCCGTGGCGCTTTACTTTGCGGGTGAGTGGGGCGACGATCCTGATGGCCATCGTGGTTGCTGTTTTGCGCAACCTGATCATTGTCCCAATTGACACGGTTGACCTTATCGTTCGCTTGGGGCTGGCCCTGCAATTATTGATGTTAGCCGGTATTGGTGCGCTGTGCTTTCTCGTTGCCCTGCGCCTATTCGGTGGATTGGAGCCGGCTGATCGCACGCAAGTGCTACAGTGGCGTCTTCCTTTCCGCCAATTGCTGCAACGCCTGATTTGA
- a CDS encoding glycosyltransferase family 4 protein — MRIALYNLTTTTKIGGVESFVWDLARELAKRGHAVDILGGVGKRREVAPGVHVFTFPYISRRFWQAFPLLRRAYAEAKLLERLTMAIAALPTLVRGKYQIIHLQKPYDLAPALLARRLSGARVILGCHGEDFYRGDRWLARQVDGAVSCSRFNAQTIARRYGFAPEVVFNGIDTSLFHPQPPDPTLRTRLALPPTAPLLLFVGRLQPWKGVETAIRALPQIDHAILLIAGDGEDRPRLSALTYELGLADRVRFLGNVPRQQLPTLYASVDLLVATSYASETFGIGPVEAQACGLPVVATRFGGFPEVVADGQTGLLVPPRDPVALANAVNSLLNDPVRRAALAAAAPVWAAQFAWPAVVDRIEAVYRAVLQETAQQHK, encoded by the coding sequence ATGCGTATTGCCCTTTACAATCTGACAACGACCACCAAGATTGGCGGAGTTGAGAGCTTTGTCTGGGATCTGGCCCGTGAGCTGGCGAAAAGAGGCCATGCGGTTGATATTCTCGGTGGGGTTGGGAAGCGACGCGAGGTTGCACCAGGTGTTCACGTTTTCACTTTCCCCTATATTTCACGTCGGTTTTGGCAGGCGTTCCCTCTGCTCCGGCGTGCCTACGCTGAAGCCAAGCTTCTTGAGCGGTTGACAATGGCGATTGCCGCATTGCCAACCCTGGTGCGCGGGAAATATCAGATCATTCACCTGCAAAAACCGTATGATCTGGCGCCTGCCCTACTGGCCCGACGACTTAGTGGGGCGCGAGTGATTCTTGGGTGCCACGGTGAAGACTTCTACCGTGGCGACCGATGGCTGGCCCGCCAGGTTGATGGCGCCGTTTCTTGTTCACGCTTCAACGCCCAAACCATCGCTCGTCGCTATGGTTTTGCGCCGGAAGTGGTTTTCAACGGGATCGACACGAGTCTGTTTCACCCACAACCACCCGATCCAACCCTACGGACACGTCTCGCTTTGCCGCCAACCGCGCCGTTATTGCTGTTCGTCGGTCGGTTGCAGCCGTGGAAAGGGGTTGAGACGGCGATCCGTGCGCTACCCCAGATCGATCATGCGATTCTGCTGATTGCCGGTGATGGTGAAGACCGGCCCCGCCTTTCAGCGCTTACGTATGAGCTTGGGCTGGCCGATCGGGTGCGCTTTCTGGGGAATGTCCCTAGACAGCAACTGCCAACGTTATATGCCTCGGTTGATCTGCTGGTAGCAACCAGCTACGCAAGCGAAACCTTTGGGATTGGGCCGGTCGAAGCACAGGCCTGTGGTCTCCCAGTTGTGGCCACTCGTTTTGGCGGCTTTCCTGAGGTGGTAGCCGATGGTCAAACCGGTTTACTGGTACCACCGCGTGATCCGGTGGCACTGGCGAATGCGGTAAACTCGTTACTGAACGATCCGGTGCGACGGGCGGCGCTGGCCGCCGCCGCACCAGTCTGGGCAGCACAGTTTGCCTGGCCGGCAGTTGTTGATCGGATTGAAGCTGTTTATCGAGCAGTGCTGCAAGAGACAGCACAACAGCACAAGTGA
- a CDS encoding glycosyltransferase family 4 protein: MRILIIGLGGVSRNFRNWPERTLGQALVSAGHEVMALTYWQPDQPHLGLSARFEEIDGIIVRRVRPQLWPGYETIAALESLPRPDIAHVIHPRNVLALQAVRWLRRRGIPIVWTWLGPYHDRWLVADRERPYESSVHPERLIYSFRQLIRRGLQDGNWRDHWRNYAIHRPLRDVTAFIPCSHHEAQVLRALGFTQPMTVVPLWLDMDFMTGTSPMLELNVTPPIIPYIGQLTPRKGYDLLVAAMPAVIARYPQASFVFVTHNPAQRTELQRLAEKAGVAANLHFLGTLSEEQKLALLRASAILPFPSRYEGFGLPILEGMAAGVPVISTDIPVINELIRDGEDGLLVPYNDAAALANAMLRVLDDATLRARLIAGGQRAIRERFAPQQLVAQVLATYRLVREIEGA; encoded by the coding sequence ATGCGCATTCTGATCATTGGTTTGGGTGGCGTCAGCCGCAACTTTCGGAACTGGCCTGAACGCACGTTAGGTCAGGCTCTGGTGTCTGCCGGTCACGAAGTGATGGCCCTCACATACTGGCAGCCCGATCAACCACATCTTGGTCTTTCGGCACGGTTTGAAGAAATCGACGGAATTATCGTGCGACGGGTGCGTCCGCAACTCTGGCCCGGTTATGAAACCATTGCTGCACTTGAGTCGCTACCACGCCCGGATATTGCCCATGTCATTCACCCCCGCAACGTATTGGCTTTGCAGGCAGTACGCTGGTTGCGTCGACGAGGTATTCCGATAGTGTGGACGTGGCTCGGCCCGTATCACGATCGTTGGCTGGTTGCTGACCGCGAACGTCCTTACGAGTCATCAGTGCATCCCGAACGGTTAATTTACTCATTTCGCCAACTCATCCGGCGCGGATTACAAGATGGCAACTGGCGTGATCACTGGCGAAACTACGCTATTCACCGCCCCCTGCGTGATGTCACTGCCTTCATTCCCTGTTCACACCATGAAGCGCAGGTGTTACGTGCTCTTGGTTTTACCCAACCGATGACCGTTGTCCCTCTCTGGCTCGACATGGATTTTATGACCGGGACCTCGCCAATGCTGGAGTTGAACGTAACACCACCGATCATTCCCTACATCGGCCAACTGACTCCGCGCAAGGGTTATGATCTGCTCGTCGCAGCAATGCCAGCAGTGATTGCGCGCTACCCGCAAGCCAGTTTTGTCTTTGTCACCCATAACCCTGCTCAGCGCACCGAATTACAACGTCTTGCCGAGAAGGCTGGCGTCGCTGCTAATCTCCACTTTCTTGGTACTCTGAGTGAAGAACAGAAGCTGGCGCTTTTGCGGGCCAGCGCTATCTTACCTTTTCCATCGCGTTACGAAGGGTTTGGTCTACCCATCTTGGAGGGTATGGCCGCTGGTGTACCGGTTATCAGCACTGACATCCCGGTCATTAACGAACTCATTCGTGATGGTGAAGATGGTTTGCTTGTGCCCTATAACGACGCGGCTGCGTTAGCGAACGCGATGCTACGTGTGCTCGATGACGCCACTTTACGCGCTCGATTGATAGCCGGTGGTCAACGGGCAATACGTGAGCGCTTCGCGCCTCAACAGTTGGTTGCTCAGGTATTGGCGACCTATCGACTGGTACGGGAGATAGAAGGTGCGTGA
- a CDS encoding isoaspartyl peptidase/L-asparaginase family protein — MESSQAIIVHGGAWAIPDDQVTAHIAGCTAARTAGWQILQQGGSALDAVEAAVRVMEDDPIFDAGTGSVLTSAGTVELDAALMDGRTLRYGAVAGLRRIRNPITLARYVLQGPATMLVGTGAEEFAATVGIPFCDNADLIVERERRLWLEWKAQGAPPPPPASGHDTVGAIALDREGNLVAANSTGGTPFKLPGRVGDTPLVGCGLYATPVGAAVCTGWGESITRVALARRVVELLEDGLPPQVAAERGIHLLAELVSGGRGGVIVLTPDGEVGLAWNTPRMAYAYITSHGTAQAGV; from the coding sequence ATGGAATCATCACAGGCGATCATTGTGCATGGTGGCGCGTGGGCTATTCCTGATGATCAGGTAACGGCCCACATCGCCGGCTGTACGGCAGCCCGTACCGCTGGCTGGCAGATTCTTCAGCAGGGAGGTAGCGCACTCGATGCAGTTGAAGCAGCAGTCCGAGTGATGGAAGACGACCCAATTTTTGATGCTGGTACCGGATCAGTATTGACCAGTGCCGGTACGGTTGAACTCGATGCTGCCCTGATGGATGGACGAACCCTGCGCTACGGTGCAGTGGCCGGATTACGCCGAATCCGCAACCCAATCACGCTGGCACGCTATGTGTTGCAGGGGCCGGCAACGATGCTGGTTGGTACGGGTGCCGAGGAGTTTGCGGCAACGGTTGGTATTCCCTTTTGCGATAATGCCGATCTGATCGTGGAACGTGAACGACGCTTGTGGCTCGAATGGAAAGCGCAAGGTGCGCCGCCACCTCCTCCTGCTAGTGGTCACGATACAGTTGGTGCGATTGCCCTTGACCGCGAAGGAAATTTGGTGGCGGCTAATTCAACTGGTGGCACGCCGTTTAAGCTGCCGGGTCGGGTCGGTGATACTCCGCTGGTTGGGTGTGGATTGTACGCAACTCCTGTTGGTGCGGCAGTGTGTACTGGTTGGGGCGAGTCGATCACACGAGTGGCCCTGGCGCGAAGAGTGGTTGAGTTACTCGAAGATGGTCTGCCTCCACAGGTGGCTGCCGAGCGTGGGATTCATCTGTTAGCCGAACTGGTCTCCGGTGGCCGTGGTGGCGTTATTGTCCTGACGCCGGATGGCGAGGTTGGCCTGGCGTGGAACACGCCACGAATGGCGTATGCCTACATAACCAGCCATGGTACGGCTCAGGCTGGCGTGTAA
- a CDS encoding DUF86 domain-containing protein, producing MDELYERLARLTPLRGRPQTEFMSDPYLRDIVERNLEVAAQCCIDICHRIIALEGAQKPSSYHEAILRMGELGILSPAFARRLAPIAGLRNILVHEYLTVDWNEVYASLAKLDDLAHFADLIRTWLSNRSSINP from the coding sequence TTGGACGAACTCTACGAGCGCTTGGCTCGCCTGACACCGCTACGCGGTCGACCACAAACTGAGTTTATGAGCGATCCATACTTACGCGACATTGTGGAGCGCAATTTGGAGGTGGCAGCGCAATGCTGTATCGACATCTGTCACCGGATTATCGCGCTGGAAGGCGCCCAGAAACCAAGTAGCTACCATGAGGCAATTCTCCGTATGGGAGAACTAGGGATATTATCACCAGCATTCGCTAGGCGCCTTGCGCCAATTGCAGGTTTGCGGAATATCCTAGTTCACGAGTATCTCACCGTGGATTGGAATGAGGTGTACGCGAGTCTGGCGAAACTAGACGATCTGGCTCACTTTGCGGATCTGATCCGCACCTGGTTGAGCAATCGCAGCTCGATAAACCCATGA
- a CDS encoding nucleotidyltransferase domain-containing protein produces the protein MPAIDIQHLQQQIEAMIHTQPDIRLVYLFGSQVSGETGPLSDVDLAVLLRHGVSVIQTMSRLEYLFSQLLDGKKIDVIILNQAPIELAYAVIAQGKIIYQHSIAERIEYEAEVMSRYGDYLPFLRAQRQEIVKGTGNERRVQRYREALGRTLRALGSPDTATRSTTN, from the coding sequence ATGCCAGCGATAGATATTCAGCATTTGCAGCAGCAGATCGAAGCAATGATTCACACTCAACCAGATATTCGTCTTGTCTACCTCTTCGGGTCGCAGGTAAGCGGTGAGACTGGCCCGCTGAGCGACGTTGATCTGGCGGTGCTGCTCAGGCACGGCGTGTCAGTAATACAAACAATGTCACGGCTCGAATATCTCTTTTCGCAACTACTGGACGGGAAGAAGATAGATGTGATTATTCTCAATCAGGCGCCAATCGAATTAGCCTATGCTGTTATTGCGCAAGGCAAGATCATTTACCAGCACTCAATTGCCGAACGGATCGAGTATGAAGCAGAGGTGATGAGTCGTTACGGAGATTATCTCCCTTTTTTGCGAGCACAACGCCAGGAGATCGTGAAAGGGACAGGCAATGAGCGTCGAGTTCAGCGGTATCGAGAGGCGCTTGGACGAACTCTACGAGCGCTTGGCTCGCCTGACACCGCTACGCGGTCGACCACAAACTGA
- a CDS encoding collagenase — MRLWLAILLTTLLLVIPGSRLELAIAPAQPPSIRTPACPQATYADTADLLAVLPQANYDCTEQIAIALRPRADLDDVDRLLGIAANSTFDTRTRRNALRILGRLAESQRATRAAELMNQFRASQTQTVAIELLEREYDNFLLQDAVWLLDSIYYPSWQAAPALAHIALSETYAPALRYRAARARARLIAAELGLMSTVSRQFLIDALHSADPGVRTAAAEVLSFLRDDQLGALEPWQQLVAGVMATEPPLVVAQDEGDPRGKALFTFLESSPTPLTARAALARAADRLAGEWATAPRWHALKTTYEQLALPVEVATTTVKLRTGPADTADSTELLTIVTQTYTLARQLLGMVGETPIPGEEQLPLQVLIFPSQAAYRDYMRAFTPFTVDVDGIYDAAQGVLYSYRRSVGQTANSLAETLRHEISHAVTAAYVFPGHWRSPSYHQEPKGWFDEGFAEVLAIQSQHASQLQPHPRHLATICGLPLKPVLADLVARREGYDQYGMFDYPAAWALVYFLLTERPTAITNMTIAWRTGNYRLADWPRLGGWHNWEAAEADWHAAIERWCKK; from the coding sequence ATGCGCTTGTGGCTCGCCATCTTGCTCACAACGTTACTCCTTGTCATACCCGGATCACGGTTAGAGCTGGCAATTGCCCCTGCCCAGCCACCATCAATCCGCACGCCGGCATGTCCACAAGCAACCTACGCCGATACCGCTGATCTCCTGGCGGTATTGCCACAGGCTAATTACGATTGTACCGAGCAAATCGCGATTGCGCTGCGACCGCGCGCCGATCTGGATGATGTTGACCGGTTGTTGGGTATCGCCGCCAATAGCACCTTCGACACCCGCACCCGTCGCAATGCACTTCGCATTTTGGGGCGTCTGGCAGAGAGTCAACGAGCAACACGCGCTGCGGAACTTATGAACCAGTTTCGCGCATCGCAGACTCAGACGGTGGCGATAGAGCTGCTCGAGCGCGAGTACGATAACTTTCTCTTACAAGATGCTGTATGGTTACTCGACAGCATCTATTACCCGAGCTGGCAAGCTGCACCGGCACTGGCTCACATTGCGCTCAGCGAAACCTATGCGCCAGCACTGCGCTATCGGGCCGCTCGCGCCCGCGCCCGCCTGATTGCCGCCGAGCTTGGTTTGATGAGCACCGTATCACGACAGTTCCTGATCGATGCCCTTCACAGTGCTGATCCCGGCGTCCGCACTGCTGCCGCCGAAGTGCTTAGCTTTCTCCGTGATGATCAACTCGGCGCCCTCGAACCCTGGCAGCAATTAGTAGCCGGGGTAATGGCGACTGAACCGCCACTCGTGGTCGCCCAAGATGAGGGCGATCCGCGCGGAAAAGCACTTTTCACCTTCCTGGAGAGCAGCCCAACGCCGCTGACTGCACGCGCAGCACTGGCCCGCGCCGCCGATAGACTGGCCGGTGAATGGGCAACCGCACCCCGTTGGCACGCACTGAAGACCACTTATGAACAACTGGCCCTACCGGTCGAAGTTGCCACGACGACCGTCAAGCTGCGCACCGGCCCAGCCGACACCGCCGACAGCACAGAGCTGCTAACCATCGTCACTCAGACCTATACACTGGCACGGCAACTGCTTGGCATGGTTGGTGAAACCCCTATTCCTGGTGAAGAACAACTACCGCTACAGGTCTTGATCTTTCCCTCACAGGCAGCGTACCGCGACTATATGCGAGCCTTCACCCCCTTCACCGTCGATGTCGATGGCATCTACGACGCTGCCCAAGGTGTCCTCTACAGTTATCGACGCAGTGTCGGCCAGACTGCGAACTCACTGGCTGAAACACTACGACATGAGATAAGTCATGCCGTTACCGCTGCTTATGTCTTTCCTGGTCATTGGCGTAGTCCTAGCTATCACCAGGAACCTAAAGGCTGGTTCGACGAAGGGTTTGCCGAAGTTCTTGCCATCCAATCACAGCACGCTAGCCAGTTACAACCGCATCCGCGCCACCTCGCTACCATCTGTGGCTTACCTCTGAAACCGGTGTTAGCCGATCTGGTGGCACGTCGTGAAGGCTACGATCAATACGGAATGTTCGACTATCCGGCAGCGTGGGCACTTGTCTATTTTCTGCTGACCGAACGCCCAACAGCCATCACGAATATGACAATAGCCTGGCGCACCGGCAACTACCGTCTGGCCGACTGGCCACGATTGGGTGGCTGGCATAACTGGGAGGCTGCCGAAGCCGACTGGCATGCGGCCATAGAACGCTGGTGCAAGAAGTAG
- a CDS encoding pepsin/retropepsin-like aspartic protease family protein, whose amino-acid sequence MLDDQTQLHFPASGMTEIPLIWEPQVIRCRAAGPGGRPLLVLLDTGTDPSAIDLELARRLDLRLGDFALGSDATSDSVPFTETVLPWLRLGELTLRNLYLMAVDLQLAPFPVDLVLGYNVLHELNLTIDYARQTIRLCHPDLAPSPPTANGAALPLHFFEHFPALTAQIISPDTGTALDVLLTIDTGSNSALTLSPDLATRLHLNERPVQAATGHGFSATTPVLCGTTVEIQVGPFRLSDVEVDVPVTNHGDLGRQGRANIGNRLLGRFRRVTLDYRREICILDR is encoded by the coding sequence ATGCTTGATGATCAGACTCAACTCCATTTTCCGGCCAGTGGAATGACCGAGATACCACTGATCTGGGAGCCACAGGTTATCCGCTGTCGGGCTGCCGGCCCCGGCGGACGGCCACTCCTCGTCTTGCTTGACACCGGTACCGATCCCTCGGCAATCGACTTAGAGCTGGCTCGTCGTCTTGATCTGCGTCTCGGCGATTTTGCCCTTGGCTCGGATGCAACCTCTGATTCGGTACCGTTTACCGAGACAGTGCTGCCATGGCTACGTCTCGGTGAGTTGACGCTGCGCAATCTCTACCTCATGGCAGTCGATCTGCAATTGGCGCCGTTCCCCGTTGATCTGGTATTGGGATACAATGTACTTCACGAGCTCAATCTGACAATTGACTATGCTAGACAAACGATACGGCTCTGTCACCCCGATCTGGCGCCATCACCACCAACAGCGAACGGTGCTGCGTTACCACTGCACTTCTTTGAGCACTTTCCGGCGCTGACCGCACAGATTATATCCCCCGATACCGGTACAGCTCTCGATGTGTTGCTCACAATTGACACCGGTTCAAACAGTGCACTTACGCTTAGTCCTGATCTCGCAACCCGTCTTCATCTCAATGAACGGCCAGTACAGGCAGCAACCGGACATGGTTTTTCTGCCACGACGCCTGTGCTCTGTGGGACAACAGTTGAGATACAGGTAGGGCCGTTTCGCCTATCTGATGTCGAAGTTGACGTACCGGTAACAAACCACGGCGATCTTGGGCGACAGGGCCGGGCAAACATTGGGAACCGGCTCTTGGGTCGGTTTCGTCGGGTTACGCTCGATTATCGGCGAGAAATTTGTATCCTGGATCGTTGA